The DNA sequence CTGATCGCGCTGTGGCCGGGCTTCGGTCCCTTGCGCGACGGCCACCTCTATGTCGCCCCGCTGGCCCTGCTCCAGTCCGCGGGCGTCGGCGGCGCCGTGCTGTGGGCCTGCACGACCGGAGCGGGGTCCGAGCCGGCCGCGCGGCCGAGTCGGGAGCGGGCCGGTGTGCTGGTGGGTCTGGGGTTGGCGCTGCTGCCCTTCGTGCTCTTGCCCGGCCTGTTGTGGGGGGCCGCGGGGCGCCTGGTGGCCGTCGAGTACCCCCACGAGTGGCACCGGGTGCAGCGCCTGGTGAACGGAGATCCTCGGCCGGGGCGTGTCCTGGTACTCCCGTGGAGCGCCTACCGCGGCCTTGACTGGCGCGCGGACGGACGTAGGGTCGTCGTACTCGATCCCGCCACCAAGCTGTTCGAGCGCCGGGCGGTCTGGAACGACGACCTGCGCGTGGACACCGGCGGCGGCGTACGAATCGCCGAGGGGGAGGATGCGGCCGCCCGGCGGGTCGAGCGTCTGCACGCCGCGGACCCCGGCGCCGCACGCTACATCGGGGCCCTGGGGGATCTGGGTATCCGCTACATCCTGGTGGAGCGGCGGGCCGCGGAAGGGTTGAGCGGCGCCGACGCGGAGACCGCCCTCGGACCGCTTGCAGGCGATAACAGGTTCTCATCTGCGCTCGGCGGCGTCGGCACCGTTCACGACGGCGACCGACTGCTTCTCCTGGAACTCCCAGATCACCACGTAGCTCCGGTAGATGACGGTCTTACGGTCTTGGAAGCCTCGGCCTGGTTCGTTACAGTTGGGGCAATTATCGGGTCGCTAGCTGTATCAGGTTCTAGTCTCGTTTCCAGGCGGACCGGACCGCCCCCCCGGTGCGGTATCGCGGAAGGAGCACGCCACGTGATCAAAATCGTCGCCGCCTGCGCCATCGGTGCGGCCCTGGCGGGTGGGCTCGCCTTCGTCGGCACCACCATCGCCACCGAGACCTCGTCGTCGGTGGAGCCGGTCAACCAGTCGCTGTACAACTACGGCGACCGCTGACGCGGCCGCGCCCCCGTCGGCGGCCGCTTTCGCCTCGGTCGGCGGCTTCGACCGCCGGCCCCGGCGGAACCCGGCTGCAGCGCCGCGGGCGCATCCTCCCCGCGTTCCGCGCGGACGGACGCCCGCGCATCCCCCTGCGCGGTCCACTTCGACCCCACCCCGGCCGTGCGCCGCTCCGGTTCCATCGTCCGGGCGCCCCGCTCGGCGAGCCACACTCGCCGAGCGGTCAGGCGGAATGGGCGGAACAGGAGAGCATGTGGCGTTCCAGCAGATCCCCCTCTTCCCCGATCCGGCTTTCGAGCGGCTGCGCATGGCCGCGCCCGCCGCACCGGCGGCGGACGGTTCCATCCCGGCGCCCTATGCTTCTCACGAGCGCAGCGGTGCCCCTTTCCGGTCCGGATCCGGCGGCGGAGGCGACACCGGGGAGGAACCGCGCCTCGACGGACTGCGTACCGTCATGATCAACTGGCGCGACCCCTGGCAGGAGGCCGCCGGCGGCGCCGAAGAGTACGCCTGGCGCATCAGCCGCCACCTCGCCGCCCGCGGAGCCGTCGTCACGTTCCTGACCAGCCGCGAACCCGGCCAGGCCCGCGTGGAGACCCGCGACGGCATCGTCATCCGCCGCATGGGGGGAAAGTTCACGGTCTATCCGCTGGTGATGCTCTGGCTGCTGCTGTGGCGCCGCGAGTTCCACACCGCGCTGGACTGCATGAACGGCATCCCCTTCTTCTCCCGGCTGGTGCTGCCCCGCCGCACCCGGGTGATCAGCGTCGTGCACCATGTACACGACCTGCAGTTCAACGCCTACTTCAGCCGCCCCCTCGCCTGGTTCGGCAGGTTCGTCGAGAGCGCCGTGGCCGGCCGGGTCTACCGCAACTGCCCGACGGTCACGGTCTCGCACTCCTCCCGCCGCGCCATGCGCGAGAAGCTGCACTGGCGCGCCCCCATAACCGTCGTCCACAACGGCAGCCCGCCGATCCAGCCGGTCGCGCCCGACGAGTTCCTCAGCGAAGCCGAGACGGGCTCGCCGGCCATCGTCAGCCTGGGGCGGCTCGTGGTGCAGAAGCGCGTGTCGCGCATCGTCGACATCGCCCGCGACCTGCGCGAGGAGTATCCCGACCTGCGGGTGCACGTCGTCGGCCGCGGCCCGGAGAGCGCCACCCTCGCCGAGCAGATCGACCGCGACGGCCTGCACGGCCACGTACGCCTGCACGGGTTCCTTCCCGAAGCAGGCAAGAACGCGGTGCTGGCCGGCTCCCTGCTGCACGTCACGGCCTCGGAGTTCGAAGGGTGGGGGCTGACCGTGATCGAGGCGGCGGGCCTGGGCGTCCCCACGGTCGCCTACGACGTCGACGGCCTGCGCGACTCGGTGCGGCACGGCGAGACCGGCTGGCTGGTACGTGAGGGGGAGGAACTGACCGACGTCGTCGCCCGTGCGCTGCGGGAGCTGAGCGACCCCGTCCGCGCCGCCCGCATCCGCCGCGCCTGCCGTGAGTGGGCCGCCCGCTTCACCTGGGAGCGCAGCGGCGCCGCAATGACCCGCCTCGTCGCCGGCGATCGCGCCCCGGTCGCGCCGTCGCCTCCGCCCACCGGCCCCGCGCGGGGCACACGCGCAGCGAAGGCGGCCCGGTGACCGCTCCCCGCACCGGGGCGCAGCACGGTGGGGCACCGGAGCCCGCCGGTGCGAACGGGGAGCGCCCCGGCCACCCGGCCGCCGCGACCGGCGGCGATGCGGCGGCACCCGGCGCCGGGCGGACGCACTCAGCCGCCGCGCCGCAGCACCAGGACGAGACCCTGCTGCGCCGCCTCAAGCTGCTGGCCGTGTGCCTGCTGCTGAGCGGGATGGCGTTCAGCCTCGACCCGGCGAAAATCGTCGGCGACACCAAGATCGACCTGACGATCAATCCCGCCGGCTTCCTGGAGCGCGCGCTCCACCTATGGGACCCGTCCTACTTCGGCCAGCTGCAGAACCAGGCCTACGGCTACTTCTTCCCCAACGGCCCCTTCCACGCGCTGCTGATCGCCTTGGACATGCCGGAGTGGATGGTCCAGCGCGTGTGGATGTCGGTGCTGCTGTGCGCGGCGTTCCTGGGCACCGTCAAACTCGCCGAGGCACTGGGCATCGGCAGCCTGCACACCCGAATCCTCGCGGGTGCGGCCTACGCCGTCTCTCCGCGGGTGCTCACGCTGCTC is a window from the Streptomonospora litoralis genome containing:
- a CDS encoding glycosyltransferase family 4 protein; translation: MAFQQIPLFPDPAFERLRMAAPAAPAADGSIPAPYASHERSGAPFRSGSGGGGDTGEEPRLDGLRTVMINWRDPWQEAAGGAEEYAWRISRHLAARGAVVTFLTSREPGQARVETRDGIVIRRMGGKFTVYPLVMLWLLLWRREFHTALDCMNGIPFFSRLVLPRRTRVISVVHHVHDLQFNAYFSRPLAWFGRFVESAVAGRVYRNCPTVTVSHSSRRAMREKLHWRAPITVVHNGSPPIQPVAPDEFLSEAETGSPAIVSLGRLVVQKRVSRIVDIARDLREEYPDLRVHVVGRGPESATLAEQIDRDGLHGHVRLHGFLPEAGKNAVLAGSLLHVTASEFEGWGLTVIEAAGLGVPTVAYDVDGLRDSVRHGETGWLVREGEELTDVVARALRELSDPVRAARIRRACREWAARFTWERSGAAMTRLVAGDRAPVAPSPPPTGPARGTRAAKAAR